A portion of the Pedobacter cryoconitis genome contains these proteins:
- the alaS gene encoding alanine--tRNA ligase: MTAKEIRHAYLAFFESKQHHIVSSAPIVVKNDPTLMFTNAGMNQFKDIFLGEAPARYPRVTDTQRCLRVSGKHNDLEEVGIDTYHHTMFEMLGNWSFGDYFKKEAIAWSWELLTEVYGIPKDKLYVSVFEGDEKEGLPRDTEAFELWKQYVPEDRIVLGNKKDNFWEMGDMGPCGPCSEIHVDCRPDHERAATSGKELVNADHPQVIEIWNNVFMQFNRLKDGSLQPLPAQHVDTGMGFERLVRVLQDKASNYDTDVFQPLIQFIAKKAGIAYGADEKTDIAMRVMADHIRAISFVIADGQLPANNKAGYVIRRILRRAVRYAYTFLDLKEPFLNQLVPVLAEQFKGVFEELVLQQDFVQKVVLEEEVSFLRTLATGIQRFENYTAKQADFLMSENAIDLEKSFEDPWVYSILKDQMVISGDFAFELQDTYGFPIDLTELMAREKRWSVDMEEYQKSLQKQKARSRAATAIDTGDWITVHDDPETEFVGYDFLEIETKILKYRQVTAKGKEQYQIVLQKTPFYGESGGQVGDTGRLEDHSRMFSIEITDTKKENGVIVHFADSLPEDIDGQFWAVVDEDKRVQTNNNHSATHLLHAALKSVLGDHVNQKGSLVNADYLRFDFSHFTKITEDELAAIEHIVNKRVRDNIALKEQRLVPYEEALSSGVTALFGEKYGDFVRIITFDDNYSKELCGGTHVQATGQIGYFKIISESAVAAGVRRIEAITADRAEEYVVNQDKEISQLKALLKGNKDLTAAVTALIEENNKLKKEAEKAVVERSGNLKHEIVHHMKTINGINMIAVHVDLPSADAVKNLAFSIKDIVDNLYLVFTTLIDDKPGISVMLSDNLVADKKLNASNMVRELAKDIQGGGGGQPFYATAGGKNKDGLAKVLEKAATLIQ; encoded by the coding sequence ATGACAGCAAAAGAAATCAGACACGCCTATTTAGCATTTTTTGAATCGAAACAACACCATATCGTTTCATCCGCACCTATCGTTGTAAAAAATGATCCGACACTGATGTTTACCAATGCAGGTATGAATCAGTTTAAAGACATTTTTTTGGGAGAGGCACCTGCCAGGTATCCAAGGGTAACCGATACACAACGTTGTTTACGGGTTTCCGGTAAACACAACGATCTTGAAGAAGTGGGGATAGATACCTATCACCACACTATGTTCGAGATGTTGGGGAACTGGAGTTTTGGTGACTATTTCAAGAAAGAGGCTATTGCCTGGAGCTGGGAATTATTGACAGAAGTTTATGGTATCCCTAAAGATAAATTATACGTATCTGTTTTTGAAGGAGATGAAAAAGAAGGTCTTCCAAGAGATACGGAAGCTTTCGAATTGTGGAAGCAATATGTTCCTGAAGACCGCATTGTTTTAGGAAATAAAAAAGACAATTTCTGGGAAATGGGCGACATGGGGCCCTGTGGTCCATGTTCGGAAATCCATGTAGACTGCCGCCCTGATCATGAACGTGCAGCCACCAGCGGGAAAGAATTGGTCAATGCTGATCACCCGCAGGTGATTGAGATCTGGAACAACGTATTTATGCAGTTCAACAGATTAAAAGATGGTTCATTACAACCATTACCTGCACAACATGTGGATACCGGGATGGGCTTTGAACGCCTGGTCCGTGTATTACAGGATAAGGCTTCAAACTATGATACTGATGTATTTCAGCCACTGATCCAGTTCATCGCCAAAAAGGCTGGTATAGCTTATGGTGCTGATGAAAAAACGGATATTGCGATGCGCGTTATGGCCGATCATATCCGTGCGATTTCATTTGTAATTGCAGACGGACAATTACCGGCAAACAATAAAGCAGGCTATGTAATCCGAAGGATTTTAAGAAGAGCTGTACGTTATGCTTATACTTTCCTTGACTTGAAAGAACCTTTCTTAAACCAACTGGTGCCTGTTCTTGCTGAACAGTTCAAAGGTGTTTTTGAGGAATTGGTTTTACAGCAGGACTTTGTTCAGAAAGTGGTTTTGGAAGAAGAGGTTTCTTTCTTAAGAACACTGGCTACAGGTATTCAGCGTTTTGAAAATTATACCGCTAAACAAGCAGATTTCCTGATGTCTGAAAATGCAATTGACCTGGAGAAATCTTTTGAAGATCCATGGGTTTACAGCATACTGAAAGATCAGATGGTGATTTCGGGTGATTTTGCTTTTGAATTGCAGGATACTTATGGGTTCCCGATTGACCTGACTGAACTGATGGCCAGGGAGAAAAGATGGAGTGTGGATATGGAAGAGTACCAGAAAAGCCTTCAGAAGCAAAAAGCAAGATCAAGAGCGGCTACAGCCATTGATACAGGCGACTGGATTACAGTTCATGATGATCCCGAAACAGAATTTGTAGGTTATGACTTTCTGGAAATTGAAACTAAAATTTTAAAATACAGACAAGTTACTGCAAAAGGAAAAGAGCAATATCAGATCGTATTGCAGAAAACCCCTTTTTATGGCGAAAGCGGAGGCCAGGTAGGTGATACCGGCCGTCTGGAAGACCATAGCAGGATGTTCTCTATTGAAATTACAGATACCAAAAAGGAAAATGGGGTAATCGTACATTTCGCAGATTCCTTACCTGAAGATATAGACGGTCAGTTCTGGGCTGTTGTAGATGAAGATAAGCGCGTACAGACAAATAACAATCACTCGGCGACACATTTATTGCACGCGGCACTAAAGAGCGTCCTTGGTGACCATGTGAATCAAAAGGGATCTTTGGTGAATGCTGATTACCTGCGTTTCGATTTCTCTCACTTCACAAAGATTACTGAGGATGAATTAGCAGCAATTGAGCATATCGTTAACAAAAGAGTAAGAGACAACATCGCTTTAAAAGAGCAAAGACTTGTTCCTTATGAAGAAGCATTGTCGAGTGGGGTAACTGCTTTATTCGGAGAAAAATATGGTGATTTTGTTCGGATCATTACTTTCGATGATAATTATTCAAAGGAATTATGTGGCGGTACACACGTTCAGGCAACTGGTCAGATTGGTTACTTTAAGATCATTTCTGAGAGTGCTGTAGCTGCAGGTGTAAGACGTATCGAAGCAATTACAGCAGATCGTGCAGAAGAGTATGTAGTTAACCAGGATAAAGAAATAAGCCAGTTAAAAGCATTGCTTAAAGGAAATAAAGACCTGACTGCTGCGGTTACTGCTTTGATTGAAGAAAATAACAAGCTTAAAAAAGAGGCTGAAAAAGCAGTTGTAGAGCGTTCAGGAAATCTTAAACATGAAATCGTTCACCATATGAAAACGATCAACGGCATCAATATGATAGCTGTTCATGTGGATCTTCCCAGTGCAGATGCAGTGAAGAACCTGGCTTTTTCAATCAAGGATATCGTAGATAACCTATACCTTGTTTTCACGACACTGATCGATGACAAACCAGGGATCAGTGTCATGTTATCTGATAATCTGGTGGCGGATAAAAAACTCAATGCCTCGAATATGGTTAGAGAATTAGCTAAAGATATTCAGGGCGGCGGTGGAGGCCAGCCTTTCTACGCTACTGCCGGAGGAAAAAATAAAGATGGATTAGCTAAGGTGCTGGAAAAAGCGGCAACTTTAATTCAGTAA
- a CDS encoding heavy metal translocating P-type ATPase, with protein MATKNIDTCCDTATIADKKPAATHKPHQHNAHSHDGHSHDAHSHDDHDHDHDHGDGENSGWKGQIPLLISLAILAVMLTLEYGFKIIPAKSVSLLIFGAAYLLAGYNVLKLAFRKAMRLDFFNEFFLMSVATIGAFSIGSYSEGVAVMVFYSIGEWFQDVAVSNAKRSIKALLDIRPDTVDVIRDGKTSTVKPADVEIGELIQVRAGEKVALDGELVSAKGTFNTAAMTGESKPDSKAKGDSVLAGMINLNTVIEVKVLSLFKDSKLNRILEMVQDATARKSKTQLFISRFAKVYTPIVFALAVLVVALPYLFVTNYVFAEWLYRGLVFLVISCPCALVVSIPLGYFGGIGLASKNGILFKGSNFLDVMTTINTVVMDKTGTLTKGVFKVQRVVAVNGDEKELLRLTAAIESKSTHPIATAVTLHAGDVLQGTKIGEVEEVPGKGLKGLIDGKQVLAGNIKLLDQFNIAYADEAVQEEDTVVVVAIEGIYAGFITIADELKEDAIQAVKEMHEMKIQTVMLSGDKQAVVSKIGRLLGIDRTFGDLLPENKVEKVEELKQQGRHIAFVGDGINDAPVVALADAGIAMGGLGSDATIETADIVIQNDMPSKIVTAIKIGRLTKNIVWQNIALAMGVKVIVLILGAGGVATLWEAVIADVGVALLAILNAVRIQKMKL; from the coding sequence ATGGCCACTAAAAATATAGACACCTGCTGTGACACAGCTACCATTGCAGATAAAAAACCTGCTGCAACACATAAGCCACATCAGCATAATGCGCATAGTCATGACGGGCACAGTCACGACGCCCATAGTCATGATGACCATGATCACGACCACGACCATGGAGATGGTGAAAATTCAGGCTGGAAAGGCCAGATCCCTTTATTAATTTCCTTAGCGATACTTGCCGTGATGCTAACGCTGGAATATGGTTTTAAAATCATACCAGCCAAATCGGTTTCCCTGCTGATTTTTGGGGCTGCTTATCTGCTGGCAGGCTATAACGTTTTGAAATTAGCCTTTCGAAAAGCAATGCGACTGGATTTCTTCAACGAATTTTTCCTGATGAGTGTAGCGACAATTGGTGCATTCTCTATCGGATCTTACAGTGAAGGTGTTGCGGTGATGGTATTTTATTCTATCGGAGAATGGTTCCAGGATGTTGCTGTATCTAATGCAAAACGCAGTATTAAAGCACTATTAGACATTCGTCCGGATACAGTAGATGTCATCAGGGATGGAAAAACCAGCACTGTTAAACCTGCCGATGTTGAAATTGGTGAGCTGATCCAGGTCAGGGCCGGAGAAAAAGTAGCCTTAGATGGTGAACTGGTTTCTGCTAAAGGGACATTCAATACTGCTGCAATGACTGGAGAGAGCAAGCCAGATTCTAAAGCAAAAGGGGACAGTGTACTGGCCGGAATGATTAACCTGAATACAGTAATAGAGGTTAAAGTTTTGTCGCTATTTAAAGATAGTAAGCTGAACAGGATTCTGGAAATGGTACAGGATGCAACAGCCAGAAAATCTAAAACCCAGTTGTTTATTTCGAGATTTGCCAAAGTTTATACACCCATTGTATTCGCTCTGGCAGTATTAGTGGTAGCCCTGCCTTATCTATTTGTAACCAATTATGTATTTGCAGAATGGTTATACCGCGGCCTTGTTTTCTTAGTCATCAGCTGCCCTTGTGCTTTAGTCGTTTCTATTCCACTGGGTTATTTTGGCGGCATAGGCCTGGCTTCTAAAAACGGTATTCTGTTCAAAGGATCAAACTTCCTGGATGTAATGACTACGATTAATACTGTAGTGATGGATAAAACCGGAACATTAACTAAAGGTGTTTTCAAAGTACAGCGCGTGGTTGCTGTGAATGGTGATGAAAAAGAATTATTACGTTTAACTGCAGCTATTGAAAGTAAATCTACCCATCCTATTGCTACTGCGGTAACTTTACATGCGGGCGATGTTTTACAGGGCACAAAGATTGGTGAAGTGGAAGAAGTGCCTGGAAAAGGGCTTAAAGGTTTGATTGACGGCAAACAGGTACTGGCTGGAAATATCAAACTGCTGGATCAGTTTAACATTGCTTATGCTGATGAAGCAGTTCAGGAAGAAGATACTGTGGTTGTAGTTGCCATTGAAGGGATTTATGCGGGATTTATTACGATTGCTGATGAGCTGAAAGAAGATGCCATACAAGCCGTAAAGGAAATGCACGAAATGAAAATCCAGACCGTGATGCTTAGCGGCGATAAACAGGCTGTGGTTAGCAAAATAGGCAGATTATTAGGCATAGATCGTACTTTTGGTGATCTCTTACCAGAAAACAAAGTAGAAAAAGTAGAAGAGCTGAAACAACAAGGCAGGCATATCGCTTTTGTTGGAGATGGAATTAATGATGCTCCGGTTGTTGCTTTAGCTGATGCAGGGATTGCCATGGGCGGATTAGGAAGCGATGCAACTATTGAAACTGCGGATATTGTCATTCAGAACGATATGCCTTCAAAAATTGTTACAGCGATTAAAATCGGAAGACTGACTAAAAACATTGTATGGCAGAATATTGCACTGGCCATGGGTGTGAAAGTAATCGTATTGATTTTAGGGGCAGGTGGAGTTGCAACTTTATGGGAAGCTGTAATTGCAGATGTAGGTGTTGCTTTACTGGCGATCTTAAATGCGGTCAGAATTCAAAAAATGAAGCTTTAA
- a CDS encoding Fur family transcriptional regulator: MMTENIEAMLIRKDINPTAMRLLVLDFLLKQSSAISLTDLEKGLDPSDRITLYRALKKFEEKGLVHSIDDGSGATKFALCENDCEAGHHHDLHVHFFCNTCRETSCLPKHHIPQIALPDGFKSEEVNLIVKGVCNKCVQ, encoded by the coding sequence ATGATGACTGAGAATATTGAAGCAATGCTGATCCGGAAAGACATTAACCCTACTGCTATGCGGTTACTGGTGCTGGATTTTCTGTTGAAGCAGTCTTCAGCGATCAGCCTGACGGATTTGGAGAAAGGATTAGACCCTTCAGACCGGATCACTTTATACCGTGCATTGAAGAAATTTGAAGAAAAAGGACTGGTACACAGTATCGATGATGGTTCTGGTGCAACCAAATTTGCACTTTGTGAAAATGATTGCGAAGCCGGACATCACCACGACCTGCATGTTCACTTTTTCTGTAATACCTGCCGGGAGACTTCTTGTCTGCCTAAACACCATATCCCGCAAATTGCCTTACCAGACGGCTTTAAATCTGAAGAAGTTAACCTGATCGTTAAAGGCGTTTGTAATAAATGTGTTCAATAG
- the gatB gene encoding Asp-tRNA(Asn)/Glu-tRNA(Gln) amidotransferase subunit GatB codes for MSTKTAISPTAFELVSGLEIHVQLNTKSKIFSSDSAAFGAKPNAHISPVSLALPGALPKMNKEVVGKAIRMGLALNCTINQTNYFDRKNYFYADLPKGYQITQDNKPVCQNGYIDLVLSDGTEKRIGINRIHMEEDAGKSMHDQDDHYSFVDLNRAGVPLIEIVTEPDIRSAEEASVLLTEMRKLVRHLDVGDGNMEEGSFRCDANISVRENGTEEFGTRCEVKNLNSIRNVRRAMEFEFNRQIGVITGGGSIVQSTLTFDADHGTTAPMRTKEMANDYRYFPDPDLPPIVISDEWLAALKAGMPALPREITAKLMADFGLNNSEASIFTEDKELLDYLNAALVLVKNPKNLINWLTGPIRALLNEQDATITTFKVSPAQMAAVVNLVEEKKITQQIALQQLLPAIQLAKDADVAALAGQLNLLIVENADELDGFVDQVLEKFKPQVAAYKTGKKGVLGLFVGEVMKLAKGKADPAKINELLLGKLK; via the coding sequence ATGAGTACGAAAACTGCTATTTCTCCCACAGCATTTGAATTGGTATCAGGCTTAGAGATTCACGTTCAGTTAAATACAAAATCGAAAATATTTTCTTCAGATAGCGCAGCTTTTGGTGCAAAACCTAATGCGCACATCTCTCCGGTTTCATTGGCTTTGCCTGGTGCATTGCCTAAAATGAATAAAGAAGTAGTTGGAAAAGCGATCAGAATGGGGCTGGCCCTGAACTGTACAATCAATCAGACCAATTACTTTGACCGTAAAAATTACTTCTATGCCGATCTGCCTAAAGGGTATCAGATTACTCAGGATAACAAGCCGGTTTGCCAGAATGGATATATTGACCTGGTTTTAAGTGATGGCACGGAAAAGCGAATCGGAATCAACAGGATTCACATGGAAGAGGATGCAGGTAAAAGCATGCATGACCAGGATGATCACTATTCTTTTGTTGATTTGAACAGGGCAGGGGTGCCTTTGATAGAAATCGTAACTGAACCTGATATCCGTTCTGCCGAAGAAGCTTCTGTATTGCTAACCGAAATGAGGAAGCTGGTGAGGCATCTTGATGTAGGGGACGGAAATATGGAAGAAGGAAGTTTCCGCTGCGATGCCAATATCTCTGTCCGTGAAAATGGAACGGAAGAATTCGGTACGCGCTGCGAGGTGAAAAACCTGAACTCAATCCGCAATGTACGCAGAGCAATGGAATTTGAATTTAACCGCCAGATCGGGGTGATCACAGGCGGGGGTTCAATTGTTCAGAGCACTTTGACTTTTGACGCTGACCACGGAACTACAGCGCCAATGCGGACCAAAGAAATGGCAAATGATTATCGTTATTTCCCTGATCCGGATCTTCCGCCGATAGTGATCTCAGATGAATGGCTGGCTGCTTTGAAAGCGGGGATGCCGGCATTACCCCGTGAAATTACAGCAAAACTAATGGCAGATTTCGGGCTGAATAATTCAGAAGCTTCAATTTTCACAGAGGACAAAGAATTGCTGGACTATCTGAATGCTGCTTTAGTTTTGGTGAAAAATCCTAAAAACCTGATTAACTGGCTTACTGGCCCGATCAGAGCTTTATTAAATGAACAGGATGCAACTATTACTACTTTCAAAGTGAGTCCTGCACAAATGGCCGCGGTCGTTAACCTGGTAGAAGAGAAGAAAATTACGCAGCAAATTGCTTTACAACAATTATTACCGGCTATACAGTTGGCTAAAGATGCAGATGTTGCTGCATTGGCCGGGCAGCTTAATCTGCTGATTGTAGAGAACGCTGATGAACTGGATGGTTTTGTAGATCAGGTGCTGGAAAAATTCAAACCACAGGTTGCAGCTTACAAAACTGGTAAAAAAGGAGTTTTAGGTTTATTTGTCGGAGAAGTGATGAAACTGGCGAAAGGGAAAGCAGACCCGGCAAAAATTAATGAACTGTTATTGGGAAAATTAAAATAA
- a CDS encoding TlpA disulfide reductase family protein, with product MNRIATLLIVCVAFVACNDKSKFEISGKFEHAKPQAKVYLYGINKTSETPLDSTVLSNKGEFKFNRSTPEVDFFRVKIENSEYMLIAKNGDVIKLEADLEDKNLAYKLSGAAEADKLEELNKNKNQYVAKLAALQAQFEENVANQPHNRDAIANQMRPALIKENEGLVNYILKFAMDNTTSLAGFYAINSLNPSDYEKEMIAYSEKIKSNFNKNEAVTDFLVRMAKLKSVQIGQLAPDFTMNTLDGKTVKLSDLRGKYVLLDFWASWCQPCRQENPNVVKVYNKYKDRKFTILGVSLDKDPVAWKQAVIADGLTWTHASELKDFESPTVRMYQVEAIPSSFILDPSGKIIAKNLRAEELDTFLEKTLR from the coding sequence ATGAACAGAATAGCCACCCTTTTAATCGTGTGCGTTGCATTTGTCGCTTGTAATGACAAAAGCAAATTTGAGATCAGCGGGAAATTTGAACACGCTAAGCCACAAGCAAAAGTTTATTTATACGGAATTAACAAAACAAGCGAGACACCGCTCGATTCTACAGTATTATCCAATAAAGGAGAATTTAAATTCAACAGAAGTACACCTGAAGTAGATTTCTTTAGAGTGAAGATTGAGAACAGCGAATATATGCTGATCGCTAAAAATGGAGATGTCATCAAATTAGAGGCAGATCTTGAAGATAAAAATCTTGCTTATAAACTATCAGGAGCAGCAGAAGCTGACAAACTGGAAGAATTGAATAAGAACAAAAATCAGTATGTGGCGAAGCTTGCAGCTTTACAGGCACAGTTTGAAGAAAATGTAGCGAATCAGCCGCACAACAGAGATGCTATCGCAAATCAAATGAGACCAGCGCTGATTAAAGAAAACGAAGGATTGGTAAACTATATTCTGAAATTTGCCATGGACAATACGACTTCCCTTGCTGGATTCTATGCTATCAACTCTTTAAATCCAAGTGATTATGAGAAAGAAATGATTGCATACTCAGAAAAAATCAAGAGTAATTTCAATAAAAATGAAGCAGTAACTGACTTTTTAGTGAGAATGGCTAAATTGAAATCTGTACAGATCGGACAGCTTGCGCCAGATTTTACCATGAATACACTGGATGGCAAAACGGTTAAACTATCAGATTTAAGAGGTAAATATGTTTTGCTTGATTTCTGGGCTTCCTGGTGCCAGCCTTGCAGACAGGAAAATCCAAATGTAGTAAAGGTCTATAACAAATATAAAGACAGGAAATTCACTATTCTGGGTGTATCCTTAGATAAGGATCCTGTAGCATGGAAACAGGCGGTAATTGCCGACGGATTAACATGGACGCATGCCAGTGAACTGAAAGATTTTGAAAGCCCTACAGTAAGAATGTACCAGGTTGAAGCTATTCCAAGCTCATTCATATTAGATCCATCCGGTAAAATCATCGCTAAAAACCTGAGAGCTGAGGAATTGGATACGTTTTTAGAAAAGACTTTACGTTAA
- a CDS encoding response regulator transcription factor, which produces MSAVKQKILIVDDEPDILELVEYNLKKEGYQVYLASNGQDGIAVAKKVHPDLIILDIMMPKMDGIEACRLMRAIPEFKNTFMVFLTARSEEYSEIAGFNVGADDYIAKPIKPRALVSRINAILRRNVSNDEVSENKVEIGDLVIDREAYLVYQSGQKVVLAKKEFELLYLLASKPGKVYTRESILKNIWEDSVVVTNRTIDVHIRKLREKLGETYVATVKGVGYKFELS; this is translated from the coding sequence ATGAGCGCCGTAAAACAAAAGATACTGATAGTTGATGATGAACCTGATATCTTAGAGTTAGTCGAATATAATCTTAAAAAAGAAGGTTATCAGGTTTACCTGGCCAGTAACGGACAGGATGGGATTGCAGTTGCGAAGAAAGTGCATCCTGATCTGATCATTCTGGATATTATGATGCCTAAGATGGATGGAATTGAAGCCTGCCGTCTGATGCGTGCTATTCCTGAGTTTAAAAATACTTTCATGGTTTTTTTGACTGCAAGAAGTGAAGAATACTCAGAAATTGCTGGTTTTAATGTAGGTGCAGATGATTATATCGCTAAACCAATTAAGCCGCGCGCTTTAGTAAGCCGCATCAATGCTATCTTGAGAAGAAATGTAAGTAATGATGAAGTTTCTGAGAACAAAGTTGAAATCGGAGATTTAGTGATCGACAGAGAGGCTTATCTTGTTTATCAGAGCGGACAAAAAGTAGTATTGGCAAAGAAAGAATTTGAATTGCTGTACCTGCTGGCTTCTAAACCTGGTAAAGTATATACAAGAGAGTCAATTCTTAAAAATATATGGGAAGATTCTGTAGTAGTCACTAACCGGACTATAGATGTGCATATCCGTAAATTGAGAGAGAAATTGGGCGAAACTTACGTGGCAACTGTTAAAGGAGTAGGGTATAAATTCGAACTTTCTTAA
- a CDS encoding RluA family pseudouridine synthase produces the protein MKYPSFKDLILFEDDNHIVVNKPPFVASLDERGGSGEVNILRLAKQYSADAQVCHRLDKETSGAIIIAKNPEAYRSVSMQFEKRKVQKTYHAVVDGLFTFKELFIDLPILNDGNRSVTIDRKEGKRAETIFNSIKFYRHYTLVECKPITGRMHQIRIHLATQRAAICGDTLYKGKPVFLSSIKKGYRIAKDDEELPIMKRFALHAKHVIFKGLDGEDIEIDAPYPKDFATLIKLLDKFDC, from the coding sequence TTGAAATATCCTTCATTTAAAGACCTCATTCTATTCGAAGACGATAACCATATCGTTGTAAATAAGCCGCCATTTGTTGCCTCATTAGACGAGCGTGGCGGCTCAGGCGAAGTTAATATACTTCGCCTTGCAAAGCAGTATTCAGCTGATGCCCAGGTTTGTCACCGTTTGGACAAAGAAACATCAGGTGCAATTATCATTGCTAAAAACCCGGAAGCCTATCGTTCAGTCTCGATGCAATTTGAGAAGCGTAAAGTTCAGAAGACGTATCATGCCGTTGTTGACGGGTTGTTTACGTTTAAAGAGCTTTTCATTGACCTGCCTATCTTAAATGATGGAAACAGGAGCGTGACGATTGACCGTAAGGAAGGAAAGCGTGCTGAAACCATTTTTAATTCTATTAAGTTTTACAGACATTATACTTTAGTAGAATGTAAGCCGATTACTGGCCGCATGCACCAGATCAGGATTCACCTGGCTACCCAGCGTGCTGCAATTTGCGGGGATACTTTATATAAAGGTAAACCTGTATTTTTGTCCAGTATTAAAAAAGGGTACCGGATTGCAAAGGATGATGAAGAGCTTCCGATTATGAAGCGTTTCGCCCTGCACGCCAAACATGTGATTTTTAAAGGACTGGATGGGGAAGACATCGAAATTGATGCACCATATCCTAAAGACTTTGCTACACTGATTAAATTGTTAGATAAATTCGATTGCTAA
- a CDS encoding chloride channel protein, translated as MYVRLVNYLDALNQYRRTKISNRNFLVIAAMIVGVLAGLAAALLKTITHHIEDFLQDGFHWQYKYYLFLVFPFIGILLSVMYVKRFIRKGKFETGLTPLLYTISKKSSRVEPHNIYSQIITAALTVGFGGSTGLEAPIVTSGGGIGSVVGRFLGLSYRETTMLLACGAAAGIAGAFNSPIAGIVFAIEILLPEFTIPAFIPLLLSSATAAVVARFFYNEQLFFLVTEGWKFNSLVWYVVLAVLIGLFSMYFTKANYFIKGLFYKIKHPYQKVVVGGIVLGAMVFLFPTLYGEGYITIKNLLGGNYTAVITNSIFSAYSNIPTVVILFTAITVFAKSAATLVTLGAGGNGGIFAPSLIMGGLIGFLLAFTINTLGIAHVNVSNFIVAGMAASLSAIMHAPLTGIFLIAEITGGYVLMVPLMITSAISYLINRSTNKYSIYTKPLAESGELMSHEDKDTTVLHMMKLKYLVEKDYLVLNEEETIAEKLPEILQSKRNIFPVIAEDKSFKGLIFVEDVLKKAINNPANPDLTVHDLMQTAPSIVFITDSMKIVLKKMEKENAWLLPVLNEQEEYIGFVSKTAVFNKYRALLSRQADYME; from the coding sequence ATGTACGTAAGATTGGTCAACTATCTTGACGCTTTAAATCAATACCGAAGGACAAAAATCTCCAATAGAAACTTCCTCGTTATAGCGGCCATGATAGTTGGCGTTTTGGCCGGACTGGCTGCGGCACTGCTAAAAACGATTACCCATCATATTGAAGACTTTTTACAGGACGGTTTTCACTGGCAATATAAGTATTACCTGTTCCTGGTTTTTCCATTTATAGGGATACTGCTTTCTGTAATGTATGTAAAGCGTTTTATCCGGAAAGGGAAATTCGAGACTGGTTTAACACCTTTATTGTATACCATCTCTAAAAAATCAAGCCGGGTAGAGCCCCATAATATCTATTCTCAGATTATCACTGCGGCCTTAACAGTTGGTTTTGGTGGATCAACCGGACTGGAAGCACCAATTGTAACTAGTGGTGGGGGTATCGGATCTGTTGTAGGGCGCTTTTTAGGACTCTCTTACCGCGAAACTACCATGCTGCTGGCTTGTGGTGCAGCTGCAGGTATTGCAGGCGCATTTAACAGCCCTATTGCGGGAATCGTTTTTGCGATTGAAATCCTGTTACCTGAATTTACTATTCCGGCATTTATACCGTTGTTACTTTCTTCGGCTACGGCTGCGGTTGTGGCGCGTTTCTTTTACAATGAACAATTGTTCTTTTTGGTTACCGAAGGATGGAAATTCAATTCATTAGTCTGGTATGTTGTACTGGCTGTGCTGATTGGTCTGTTTTCGATGTATTTTACCAAAGCCAATTATTTTATCAAAGGACTGTTTTATAAGATCAAACATCCTTATCAAAAGGTTGTAGTTGGGGGGATCGTATTAGGGGCAATGGTTTTCCTGTTTCCTACACTTTACGGCGAAGGATACATCACCATTAAAAATCTTTTGGGCGGAAATTATACGGCTGTCATTACAAACAGTATTTTTTCTGCTTATAGCAACATTCCTACCGTTGTCATTTTATTCACTGCGATTACGGTATTTGCAAAATCGGCAGCTACCCTGGTTACCCTTGGAGCTGGCGGTAACGGAGGGATTTTTGCACCCAGTTTAATTATGGGTGGATTGATCGGCTTTTTGCTTGCTTTCACAATTAATACTTTAGGAATTGCCCATGTGAATGTTTCCAACTTTATTGTTGCGGGGATGGCGGCTTCATTAAGTGCAATTATGCATGCACCGCTCACCGGAATATTCCTGATCGCTGAAATTACTGGTGGGTATGTACTGATGGTGCCTTTAATGATTACCTCAGCAATTTCTTATCTGATCAACAGAAGTACTAATAAATATTCTATTTATACCAAACCTCTTGCTGAAAGTGGTGAACTGATGTCTCATGAAGACAAAGACACTACGGTACTGCACATGATGAAGTTAAAATACCTGGTAGAGAAAGATTACCTGGTATTGAATGAAGAAGAAACTATTGCAGAAAAGCTGCCGGAGATCCTGCAGTCTAAAAGAAATATTTTCCCGGTCATTGCAGAAGACAAATCTTTTAAGGGTTTGATCTTTGTGGAAGATGTATTGAAAAAAGCAATCAATAATCCGGCTAATCCGGATTTAACGGTACACGATTTAATGCAGACAGCTCCTTCTATTGTATTCATTACAGATTCTATGAAAATTGTATTGAAAAAGATGGAAA